The Paramormyrops kingsleyae isolate MSU_618 chromosome 12, PKINGS_0.4, whole genome shotgun sequence region CTCAAGTGTAATAAAATTCATTCATCATGTTTTGCCAGGTGGACACGAGGCGTTACTGCTGATCCAGCTTCTGCTTGACCTGCTGAACCCAGTCATCTATGGGATCAAAACACGCTTCTTTACCCTTTGTGGTGTAAAGTCTGAaaactgaagggaaaaaaatgacatggtTCTGCTTCTCACTTGTTAGAATCTGTCTCCATATGCATCTTACCGTGAACTAAAAATTAGTTCTGTTATAGATTTTTTGCACACAACAAATATTAAATCTCAAAACAGTAATAGTTCAAAACAATACATGAGTAAagttaatatttacataattccagGTTTAATGCAGTTTTTACGGGTCTCTACATATCCAACTATCTGGTCCATCCACAGTATTCCAGGAAAGTACATAAAACAGCAATACACCGACAGATTGCCATCTGGATTGACATAAAGaacataaaatgtatatatgtacagcctgcatacaaaatatatacagccaccACTGAATATATACATGAAAAATGCACAGCGAAAAAACTTATAATTGGGTCAGTAACCTTGCTTGTATCAAAGAAATTTAAAGAATCCTATAAGTCCTAGACTTAAATGGTCTGCAGCCATCTGGACAGACATGAAGAACGGAAAATGTATACACAATCTATATACAAAGTATATACAgccatgtatacatacatacatacatacatgagaAATACGCCCAGAGAAACTGTGTTCATGTTTCACAATTGGGTCCATGATCTTTATTAAAATCCAAGATACTGACAACGTCCTGAtgaaagctgtgagatgctgcagacttaccTTGAGCCaaagtggaggacagcagcactgtcgtcgggaggaagaaggcagagatctgatggggcttcatgattccactggacgtttCTGAAGATCAGCGCCGCTTCTAcagctaaactgaggccagcagagtctaaccacgtccttttagaggggttgtgtgtctgaggtgggggtggatgatagataaaaggaataaacatttatatgtattagcagacgcttttatccaaagcaacaaacttctttttgaaaaagcagagtccctggagcaattggagtTAAGGTCTTTGCTCGAGGGCCCAACTGTGAAGTCGTAGGATTTAAACAGATTTAAATTTCCCATGATAATTTTTTCCAACCTTCTGACAGATTGTTACAGATAAATTGTATGGTGAGATCCCACATGATAACTTTCACAGAGAGGTGAAAATCATCTTGGGCCCCACAATGTTCATGGGGAGTTTGGAAAAGATCCATTGAATACTTTTAGAGGTTCAGAGTTCACAAGGTCAATTGTCGTCTATAGCCGTCCAATCCTTCCTTTGTTGCCACCTAGTGCTGCTGTTTCAATTTTGGgccaatttgtctcaaaatgaaaccaGGTCAAGATCTTTTTTGTGAGGCAGCACCCAGGAAAAGCACTGGCACACCCTGCCCTGGAAGGagcaatccaggatggggctccaacctATCACCAagcacacacagtcactcactACTATGGGCTGTTTGGTAACTCTGAATAActtcacatgtttttggactgtggggggaaactgggaaacctggaagaagccccatgatgacacagggacaacatgcaaactccacacacaaatcaatAGAATGCACAGCTTGCGGAATTACATTTTAGTAAAACAAGCTgcaaagaaacattaaatacatcctTCGCTGCATGCCACAAAGGGAAATTGTCGGTCTACGTTATTGTAACTAACTTTCATTTCCAGAGATCAACGATGTCCGTGTTTGCGATTTGCTTATCATAGGAatcgcatatatatatattttattcacctttctttttttgttattaatcgtatattaaatatattacgccagcacaataagagtgcgattactaaattaaattataaatatacttaactaaatgcaacttagattcccctttataaaataatatcgtGGCAATAGCTACATTGGCTAATTTCCGGCTTCCTCTCCGCGCAGCGCTCCGCGCGCCATTTGCAGCCGCTGCGCGTGGTGTTTGTTCCCTTCCCTTGGGTTTGGGTACCTGACAGTAAAAGCGTGTCGGATGGCTGATTTAATATTCTCATGAAAACTAGAGGTGTATATTGTGAGTCattgaaactgattttttttttggtcgaaCTAATGCCAGTGGGTGTGTTTGCAGAAACGTTTTATGTAATACCTGTGATTtcttggaggggaaaaaaagttatttcatgttttcgttCGAATTTCCGATGCGTTACGTAATTATGTAACGTACCTTGTTCCGTTGCCTAGTTACTGGACGCCACTTCGTCGGTTTCTGTCTTACTGCAACATGGCTTGTCCTCAGCGGAGATACGAAGTTCCTGAGATCATCTTTGATCACAGAAATGAGCGATTTTACCGCAGACTCGAACTGTTGGGAGAAGTATGTACTATAAAGATACCGTAGATAATTAAGTTACAATTTGTCTTGTAGAGTAGAGGTCTGCAACGGGGTGGGATGCCCGCGGGACTCGCGGGACGCGGCGCGGGTCTACATTTGAGAGTTTCTTGTGCCAgagcgggatgaaaaatcagtcctgcgcagacctctagttgaaataaacgcagagccgcgccacaaatttcaatgtttccctatatttctctcattttgactgtgaaatgtttctattgagactgggtttagatattttgtaattcaggtctgtagcctagttagataaaaaaaaattggcaccttatttaatttttaaaagccAAGATATTATAGCGTTTAAAATGTGTCCGTGCTTGCGACTTGCTTATCATAAGAATCGTGTACATACGTATATATTTTTcacctttccttttttgttattaatcgtATACTAAGTATATTACGCCAGCACAATAAGAGTGcgattactaaattaaattataaatatacttaactaaatgcaacttagattcccctttataaaataataccATGGCAATAGCTACATTGGCTAATTCCCGGCTTCCTCTCCGCGCGCCATTTACAGCCGCTGCGCGTGGTGTTTGTTCCCTCCCTTGGGTTTGGGTACCTGACAGTAAAAGCGTGTCGGATGGCTGATTTAATATTCTCATGAAAACTAGAGGTGTATATTGTGAGTTattgaaactgatttttttttggtcgaACTAATGCCAatgggtgtgtttgcagaaACGTTTTATTTAATACCTGTCATTttatgaagggaaaaaaagttttttcatgttttcgttCGAATTTCCGATGCGTTACGTAATTATGGAACGTACCTTGTTCCGTTGCCTAGTTCCTGGACGCCACTTCGTCGGTTTCTGTCTTACTGCAACATGGCTTGTCCTCAGCGGAGACACGAAGTTCCTGAGATCATCtttgataccagaaatgtgcgATTTTACCGCAGACTCGAACTGTTGGGAGAAGTATGTACTATAAAGATACCGTAAATAATTCAGCTGCAATTTGTCTTGTAGAGTAGAGGTCTGCAACGGGGCGGGACGCCCGCGGTACTCGCAGGACGCGGCGCGGGTCTACATTTGACAGTTTCTTGTGCCAGAGCGGGATGAAATATCAGTCCTGCGCAGACCTCTAGTTGAAATAAACACAGAGCCGCGccacaaatttcaatgtttccctatatttctctcattttgactgtgaaatgtttctattgagactgtttagatattttttaattcaggtctgtagcctagttagataaaaaaaatttggtaccttatttaatttttataagccaaGATATTATAGCGTTTAAAATGTGTCCGGTATTTTTGGCACACCCTATACTTCAGCAGCCTTGCTTGTGGGATTCAGCAGGTGGGAGCTGGACAAACCATAACAGATGCGGGTGGGAGCGGgtcgaaatattacacatttctgcgggagcgggatgaaaaattatttttcatagATTACGGAAAATGGGTAATCAATTACGTATGGCAGAAATTCTTAAATTCTTAATGCACTTGTGTTTTTAGGGAGGTTTTGCCCAATGTTTCAAGATGATGGACATTTTCACTGGAGAGATATTTGCAGTGAAGGTGATTCCGATAAAGCACTCTGATGGAATAAAAGAGGTATGTGGTCTGAATCCTGCTTGAAGTCAGCCCCCTCCACAGTTAAACTGCATTTCCCTTATGCTCATTGTGGTAACACGTCTGACATTTCAGAGTCTCCGAGAAGtggtgctgctgaagctgctgcaaCACCAGCATGTTGTTAACTTCTCCCATCATGTAGAAGATGACAAATTCTTGTATATCTTCATGGAGCTGTGCAGTAGGGGGGTGagcccagctgtttctggcctttgcagacagtttgttaaggttaagactCTATGTCGACTCACGCCATCCTTTCTTTTCCCATTCCAGTCGATGCTAGACCTCCTTCAGGAACGAGAAATCCTGAGCACGCCTGAAGTGAGGTTTTACATGAGGCAGCTCATTGGGGCCTTACGACACATCCATGGCAAAGGCATTGTCCACAGGGACCTCAAATTAGGTATGTGTGCCTGCACACatgatttgtttaattcttcACATGTTAGTGTTGGCATTTTACATGGCATTTCCTGTGTGGTTTATATGATTGCTGCCTGCTGTTGTATTCTGCAACTGTTTAATGTCTGGTGTTATTAGGTGAAATATTTGAGTCATTGGTCTTTCAGAGAACTTATTATTAACGGAGGCCTTGGAATTAAAAGTGGCCGACTTTGGACTGGCCACCAAGCTGGAGCCACTGGAAAGCAGGCAGAAGTGGGTTCTTTTTCTTAGATTCTCCAgcaaatctttcaaattgctcatgcagcaggctgaagcacatgtatactgttttccttttgtgtgtgttgtagacGCTTTTGTGGGACGAGAGAGTATGCAGCTCCTGAAgtgtggaagatggagggacaCGGGCCAGAGTCAGATGTCTGGGCGCTGGGgtgtatcatgtatgtataccttctcaatcgtcctcacagtcagagccagagtcaagaatgatatctgaaatgcaccaatgcagaaTGTTGTTAGATGCAAATGAAGCTCAAATGCCGTTGCTGACTTTCTTGATACAGGTATACGATGCTTGTTGGTGCATACCCCTTTGATGGCGACGCTGAAAAAATCAAGCAGCGTGTCACTAAAGTAGAGTACACTCTACCAAAGTCCCTCTCCTCATCAGCCAagaaattgatttcttggatcCTACAAAAGAATCCACAGGATCGGCCCACATTGGAGCAGATCCTGAATCATAAGTTCTTCACTAAGGTACATGCAAACTGCTGGTCTGCTGAGTTCAATAGTATTCATGCATCCTGAGGAATTGCTTTGCTCAACCGAAACATCTTAAACTACAACCCTAGGGCTTCACTCCGGAGGAAATTCCATCAAACAGCTACCACAAGGTGCCAAGATTCAGAGCAGTGAAACGCGTAAAGCACTTCTTCGTCAGGCTGTTCCGCCGCATATTTGGACAAAGGAGACCCAAAGGTAAGTAAGCTCCTTCAACACAAACCTTGCTAGTCTAGTATCTCTCAGTTCATCAGGCTCAGATACCTGATTTTCCCATGTTTTCTTGCAGATATGCCCCACTGTGAATTCAAAATGAAAACCAGCGGCCCTTTCGTCTACAGCAGGGCTGTCCTAACTTTTTTTAGTGAGGGCCACATACAGAAAAATATTCCGAGGGCTGGACCAACTTACTAGATATAAGCTATGTATGGGGACGCTCGTCGCTAATGGCTGCCTATCTCTGCTCGTCCGCGCGTCCCATCCGCCTTTTTGCCCTTTAGTCTGTCCCTTTGTCACTCTCCCGTTCGCAATTTCGCACGATTTCGGCGCTTGCCCTGTTATTCCTCCTGATGGCTGCTAATCAGCGTAGACCTCGCCCAGCCCTTTCCAGCCCGGAGAAGAAAGTACCCCGCTCTGATGGCGGCGTTACTGAGGAGGCCCTTTCCTCTCTCCTGGCTCCCTTTCTCGCGGAAATGAAGAACTTCGTTTCTCGCTGAGGGCAGACTTTAAATCCATACAAAAAGAAGTCGCCTCAGTGAAGGCTGTGACCGATTGGCACTCCAGGGAGCTGGCTGATTTTAATAAGGCTCTGCTTTCCCTGGATAACAAAATCACGGAGATTGAGGACCGCAGCCGTCGCCTCAATCTTAAAGTGGTTTGGATTAAGCTAGGGCGCGAAGGGGGCGATATGCGGTCTTTTCTTAATAAGCTCTGGCCGGCTATTTTCCCCCATCTTCCCAATTTCCTGCCAGCCATTGACCGTGCCCACAGGCTGTACGGCCGGTCTGAAACCTCTTCTCGCCCCTATAagccagttattttattttattattaatgtactgttatgtgatgttttttttttttttgcttctactaCTATATTAATTGGACGTTTGCTGTACTGCTGTTGCCCGGTTCGCTGACGGTTACTCCCATTTGCCATTTTCTCCTGCTCTGTACACGAGGCAGCAAGCAGTGGCATGGGgtcagttttattttacttccgtTGCTGTTACTCAGAAGGTGGTGGGGATGTGTGCGCGCAGTTAGTGTGTTTTGCGGCTTGGCTTCGGGCGCCACGTGCGCGCAGTTTCCGACATCGGTCGGAGGGGGCGGGAGGGTAGATGTTCTGGACCTGGCAGCAGAACCATTTACCTTTCTATTGTGTTTAATGTTGCTGCTGCGTTGCCGGTCTGGAGCATGGGTTTGGGgaatttttgtgtttgtttgggggggtgggaagggggTTTTCCCTGAGACACACTTCCTAAAGTTACGGTTGACCGACCAGGGCATTCAGCCTCTGGTGCATGCCTGGCATATTgagacttttatttatttttatttttaatttttttattttttccttgtttacACCTTactgtctgttctgttttgatAATGGTCAATATAAATATAGCTTCATGGAACGTTAGGGCCCTGAATACCCCCGAACAACAACTGTCCAGTGTGACTGAATTTCTGAAAAGGCAGCACGCTGACCTTGCCTTTTTAATTGAGACCCATTTACTCCAGCGAGATGCACTGCGGGCGGCCTCCAGGTTCTACAGGGTTGTCTCCACTTCATCAGCTTCCTCGCGTAGATGTGGGGTGGCCATACTGGTGAGGCGGACCCTTCAGATTCATATTCTCAATTCCGGGGGTGATGCTGATGGCAGGTACTGTTATGCCCTCTCCGACCTGGGGGGCAGGAAGGTCTGCTTTGTTGCTGCATACGCTCCCACTCCCCCACGCACCTCATTCTTTCAGGATCTTTCTGACCACCTTCTTAAATTTCAAGACTTCGACTTTGTTATTGGAACTGATGCTAACGCTGTCCATGATCCTGTCCTTGAtaaatctccctctctcgtGGGTAGCCTTGCTGCCCCCCTCTACACGTTCCCTGTGTAAATTCGTGGAGGTCCTGAATTTGGTTGACTCATTCCGCCTAATTAACCCCTCCGCTAGAGAATTTTCCTTCTTCTCACCCCGCTTCAACTCCCAATCTCGCATAGACTACATCTTTGTTTCTCGATCTGTTGCCCCCGCTGTTTCTACGGCTTCTCTGATCTCTTCTTCTTTATCTGACCACAAGTGTGCTCTCCTCCACTTAGCTGTACCTTCTCTTTCTCCTCGGTCCCCACGATGGAAGCTCAATACTTCTTTGCTTCGAAACTCCAAATATATAGCCTATTTGATCCCTAGACTTGAAgaatttatttcaattaattcAGGCTCAACTGATGACCCAGTCTACTGCTGGATGGCGATAAAGGGCTTTCTCTGTGACACCACGGTTGCTTTTGCCAGTGGCCTGGCTCGTGAATGTCGCCAGAAGATCTGTGATCTCGAAAGGCGCCTAACTCACTTAGAGAGTGTTCGTCCTGCAGTGATTGATCCGGATCATGAGACCCTCATCTTAAACACAAGGGCAGAGCTAAATGTTCTTCTGTCACGCCGTGCCGAGTTTTTGGTTCATCGCACTAGGTCTCGATATTATGTCTTGGGTGCTAGGCCCAGTAAGTTGTTGGCTCTCGGCTCCGGCAATGTGACTCTTTCTCCACAATCTCTTCTGTTAGAACCAAGGATGGAGCTCTCACCACTGACCCACAGGAAATTAACAGTAgcttttttcaattttactcATTTATTCTCCCCTCCCACTGTCTCTCCACCCTCTGACCCTGATTTGTTTCTTGATTCTGTACCTCTTTCTTGTCTCTCAGGCCCAGAAGCCTCTATGCTCGAGGCTCCCCTTTCGATGACAGAACTTAAAGAGGCTCTGGACTCCATGAGCCCTGGGAAGTCTCCAGGGCCCGATGGCCTCCCTCCTGAACTTCTTTCTGCCTTCTGGAAGCAGCTCTCTACCCCGCTCTTCCACATGCTGAATTCTGCTATTTCTGCCTCCCATCTCCATCCTTCTCTTAATCAGTCCTTGATGACTTTGTTGCTCAAACAGGGTAAGGACCCCTCAGATTGCTCCAGCTATCACCCATTGTCCCTGATGAATTCAGACATCAAACTGTTTGCCAAGGTGCTTGCCCATCGACTGCAGGCGGTGATTTCCAAATTGATTCACCCGGACCAAACTGGCTTTATTAAATCCCGTCATGCGGCCGACAACATCCGTCGCCTGCTGCATGTACTTCACGCTGCTCCTTCCTTTCCCTTCCCTGCTGCCCTTCTCTCTCTAGACGCAGAGAAGGCTTTTGATATACATGTCTTGAACATTGGAGGCCGCCTCTCTTCCTCGTCGTGGTCTCAGTCGGGTATCTCCACCCTGGGTGACATTTTTGACAGCTCTGGTCTCAAATCATTCCAGTCTCTTATGGTCACATTTAATCTtccctcttcctcatttttttctacctccagctgaggtccatggttagggcctgtaatatctctttttcctcGCCTCTTCTGcttcacccgctgtgcagatttgctctgtccttttccCCCGTTTCTAAACCCGTGTCCAGTCTCTATTCCCTCCTAGAAGCAGAGAAGGCTTTTGATAGGATGAATTGGTCATTTTTGTGGAGAGTCTTGCATAGAATGGGCTTTGGCCCTTATTTTAACAACCTTGTCCAGACTCTTTACTCCTCCCTCTCTTCTGTCCTTTTGACCAATGCCAACATCTCTCCTCCTTTTCGGCTTCTTCAGGGGGCCAGGCAGggctgtcccctctcccccctgctcttTAATCTGTCGTTGGAGCCTCTGGCTGCTGCCCTCCGCCACTCAGACCTTATTTCCCCCATCCTAgtgaaaggtgtccctcagtcaGTTTCTTTATACGCTGATGATTTGCTCCTCTACCTTGGCAGCGCTCGCGTGGATCTTCCTCATGTccttaacctatttcaaacatATGAATCCCTGTCTGGCTATAGGATTAACTGGGTAAAATCCTCTCTCCTTCCATTGAATTCTGCCTGCCACACCTCTTCACTTCCTCCTTCTATTCCCCAGGCGAGGTCTTTCAGATACCTGGGGCTGGACATCTATCCGTCGGTCCCAGAGCTTACAGCTGCTGGCTTCCGCCGCGTTCTCGAGGGCATTAAAGCCTCGATCTCCTCGTGGTCTTctcttcccctttcatttcggGCTAGGCTGGCCGTTATTAAGATGAACGTGCTCCCgagaattaattttattagttCCATGCTTCCTCTCTTCCCTCCACCTGGGTACTGGGCCTCTGTCAAGCCTgctatttccacatttctttggGATGGCAAGAGACCCTCCGTCAGACACTCTACCCTAATCCGCGACCGGTTGGATGGAGGTGTCTCTCTCCCGGACTTCGAATTTTACCACCTTGCTTTTACCCTGAGGCCGGTTTGGAGCTGGATCAGTCCTCCCCAGCATCCACCCGCCTGGCTTCCTATCGAAGCAGAATATGCTCTCCCCCATCGTCTAGCCTCGCTTCCTTTCCTCCCTGTTAAATTAAAATCCATCTCTGCCTCCGTCGGTCCGATTATCTCTCATGCGCTTCGCACCTGGAGAATGGTTGAGAAATTGTTGGGCCCCTTCCCAAAATGGCATCCCAGCGTTCCGTTGCTCCACAACCCTGTCTTGAACATTGGAGGCCGCCCCATCTCTTCCTCGCCGTGGTCTCAGTCGGGTATCTCCACCCTGGGTGACATTTTTGACAGCTCTGGTCTCAAATCATTCCAGTCTCTTATGGTCACATTTAATCTtccctcttcctcatttttttctacctccagcagaggtccatgcttagggcctgtaatatctctttttcctcGCCTCTTCCGcttcacccgctgtgcagatttgctctgtccttttccGCCGTTTCTAAACCCGTGTCCAGTCTCTATTCCCTCCTAGACGCAGAGAAGGCTTTTGATAGGATGAATTGGTCATTTTTGTGGAGAGTCTTGCATAGAATGGGCTTTGGCCCTTATTTTAACAACCTTGTCCAGACTCTTTACTCCTCCCCCTCTTCTGTCCTTTTGACCAATGCCAACATCTCTCCTCCTTTTCGGCTTCTTCAGGGGGCCAGGCAGggctgtcccctctcccccctgctcttTAATCTGTCGTTGGAGCCTCTGGCTGCTGCCCTCCGCCACTCAGACCTTATTTCCCCCATCCTAgtgaaaggtgtccctcagtcaGTTTCTTTATACGCTGATGATTTGCTCCTCTACCTTGGCAGCGCTCGCGTGGATCTTCCTCATGTccttaacctatttcaaacatATGAATCCCTGTCTGGCTATAGGATTAACTGGGCAAAATCCTCTCTCCTTCCATTGAATCCTGCCTGCCACACCTCTTCACTTCCTCCTTCTATTCCCCAGGCGAGGTCTTTCAGATACCTGGGGCTGGACATCTATCCGTCAGTCCCAGAGCTCACTGCTGCTGGCTTCCGCCGCGTTCTCGAGAGCATTAAAGCCTCAATCTCCTCGTGGTCTTctcttcccctttcatttcggGCTAGGCTGGCCGTTATTAAGATGAACGTGCTCCCgagaattaattttattagttccatgcttcctctctcccctccaccTGGGTACTGGGCCTCTGTCAAGTCTgctatttccacatttctttggGATGGCAAGAGACCCTCCGTCAGACACTCTACCCTAATCCGCGACCGGTTGGATGGGGGTGTCTCTCTCCCGGACTTCGAATTTTACCACCTTGCTTTTACCCTGAGGCCGGTTTGGAGCTGGATCAGTCCTCCCCAACATCCACCCGCCTGGCTTCCTATCGAAGCAGAATATGCTCTCCCCCATCGTCTAGCCTCGCTTCCTTTCCTCCCTGTTGAATTAAAATCCATCTCTGCCTCAGCCGGTCCGATTATCTCTCAGGCGCTTCACACCTGGAGAAGGGTTGAGAAATTGTTGGGCCCCTTCCCATAATGGCATCCCAGCGTTCCGTTGCTCCACAATCCTGTCTTGAACATTGGAGGCCGCCCCATCTCTTCCTCGCCGTGGTCTCAGTCGGGTATCTCCACCCTGGGTGACATTTTTGACAGCTCTGGTCTCAAATCGTTCCAGTCCCTTAAGGTCACATTTAATCTtccctcttcctcattttttttctacctccagctaaggtccatgcttagggcctgta contains the following coding sequences:
- the LOC140577731 gene encoding serine/threonine-protein kinase PLK3-like; this translates as MACPQRRHEVPEIIFDTRNVRFYRRLELLGEGGFAQCFKMMDIFTGEIFAVKVIPIKHSDGIKESLREVVLLKLLQHQHVVNFSHHVEDDKFLYIFMELCSRGSMLDLLQEREILSTPEVRFYMRQLIGALRHIHGKGIVHRDLKLENLLLTEALELKVADFGLATKLEPLESRQKRFCGTREYAAPEVWKMEGHGPESDVWALGCIMYTMLVGAYPFDGDAEKIKQRVTKVEYTLPKSLSSSAKKLISWILQKNPQDRPTLEQILNHKFFTKGFTPEEIPSNSYHKVPRFRAVKRVKHFFVRLFRRIFGQRRPKDMPHCEFKMKTSGPFVYSRAVLTFFSEGHIQKNIPRAGPTY